In Candidatus Neomarinimicrobiota bacterium, a single window of DNA contains:
- a CDS encoding right-handed parallel beta-helix repeat-containing protein, translating to MRYSLHLIFLLCLLLFSVCEWPFNTQPTLEGPIFKVTAQLSQRYFIDSAFVNLAWPPVGYDNFTSLKIIRRYVHPPDTLSDDWELRAVITNPYVNTWKDTIYDDEDLRYQVTVYQVEGPYGSSEVDVMVPPVTRLTVPTESTTIKQAVESRVVDNGDTVLVLPGEYFTRPVDFQRKKIHLLSSHGAASTTLIRSPSGTTAWSNEPLITMSGGSLRGFTITHGIAARGSGVYAGGTSVIRHCILRENVASAAWPQAGLGGALYLTDSVHIENCILYNNSSSHEGAGIYIDVDAEDVRVVNSTIQGNAAGVKGGGIALQVGGIDSLGGTVTIENCIVVNNGRGGNIYPPPHYAWVPCVIYSNAGEGWPDVNSTNIADDPLFADPTMGDFNLQPGSPCIDAGNPDPDFNDTDGSRNDMGAFGGPCGAWEAPGSQVYNLSIFPPWKIRLKKSDRGWRRGASSDP from the coding sequence GTGAGGTATTCACTGCACCTGATTTTTCTCTTGTGCCTCCTGTTGTTTTCCGTTTGCGAGTGGCCATTTAACACGCAACCCACGCTGGAAGGGCCCATCTTCAAGGTAACAGCGCAGCTGAGCCAACGCTATTTCATCGACTCAGCTTTCGTCAACCTCGCCTGGCCCCCAGTAGGGTATGATAACTTCACCTCGCTGAAGATCATCCGGAGATACGTCCACCCACCGGACACCCTATCCGACGATTGGGAACTGCGTGCCGTCATTACTAATCCCTATGTGAACACCTGGAAGGATACCATCTACGATGACGAGGACTTGCGATACCAGGTAACCGTCTATCAGGTTGAAGGCCCCTATGGTAGTTCAGAAGTGGATGTTATGGTGCCGCCGGTCACCCGCCTTACCGTTCCCACGGAGAGCACCACGATTAAACAGGCGGTGGAATCACGGGTTGTCGATAACGGCGATACCGTTCTGGTTCTCCCGGGAGAATATTTTACCCGGCCCGTTGATTTCCAGAGAAAGAAAATCCACCTCCTGTCAAGCCATGGTGCTGCCAGTACCACCCTGATCCGCAGCCCATCGGGAACAACAGCGTGGTCAAACGAGCCATTGATCACCATGTCTGGGGGTAGCCTGCGCGGCTTTACCATCACCCACGGTATAGCTGCAAGAGGCTCCGGAGTCTATGCCGGGGGCACTTCAGTAATCCGGCACTGTATCTTGCGGGAGAATGTCGCCAGTGCGGCATGGCCGCAGGCAGGCCTGGGCGGAGCCCTTTATCTTACCGATTCGGTACACATAGAGAACTGTATCCTGTACAACAACTCGTCTAGCCACGAGGGCGCTGGAATCTATATTGATGTGGATGCTGAAGATGTGCGCGTTGTTAACAGCACGATACAGGGTAATGCGGCCGGTGTTAAAGGAGGTGGAATCGCCCTCCAGGTTGGCGGAATCGACAGCCTAGGTGGTACCGTAACAATCGAGAATTGCATCGTGGTGAATAATGGTCGTGGCGGGAATATTTACCCGCCACCGCATTACGCCTGGGTACCCTGCGTGATTTATTCTAACGCTGGCGAAGGATGGCCGGACGTGAATTCTACCAACATAGCCGACGATCCCCTGTTCGCAGATCCCACCATGGGAGATTTCAACCTGCAGCCCGGTTCCCCCTGCATCGATGCCGGCAACCCCGATCCGGACTTCAACGACACCGACGGCTCCCGTAATGATATGGGTGCCTTTGGCGGACCCTGCGGCGCCTGGGAAGCACCCGGAAGCCAGGTCTACAACCTGTCGATCTTTCCTCCCTGGAAAATCAGGCTGAAAAAATCGGACCGCGGCTGGAGGCGCGGCGCCAGCTCCGATCCCTGA